In the Borrelia turicatae 91E135 genome, one interval contains:
- a CDS encoding ABC transporter permease — protein MSIYNMFDHYKPIHDLLKDVFYLSLPVSTLERYLFVLVKFLFILPLFLIICCYISLNLTVLLDKNFFVGNQINYLSLYFVFSFFKETCVIYFVGFPIFLLSRIIFKNYPFFRAIVIGSLFFTLLVVFFYFVIFFVNTYLFKVGNDFGGWGEYYFIKFICMLFAGFIYFCAYFILKNLGNLNTKVNLSILAGVISFFAVLFFFLLAFLTIFVYVFRF, from the coding sequence GTGTCAATATACAATATGTTTGATCATTATAAGCCGATTCATGATTTGCTTAAAGATGTATTTTATTTATCTCTGCCTGTTTCTACTCTAGAGAGATATTTGTTTGTTTTGGTTAAATTTTTATTTATTTTACCTTTGTTTTTAATTATTTGTTGTTATATAAGTCTAAATTTAACTGTGTTATTGGATAAGAATTTTTTTGTGGGAAATCAAATAAATTATCTTTCCTTATATTTTGTTTTTTCATTTTTTAAAGAGACTTGTGTTATCTATTTCGTCGGATTTCCTATATTTTTGTTATCTAGAATTATATTTAAAAATTATCCTTTTTTTAGAGCTATTGTCATTGGAAGCTTGTTTTTTACATTATTGGTTGTCTTTTTTTATTTTGTTATATTTTTTGTTAATACCTATTTATTTAAAGTTGGGAACGATTTTGGTGGTTGGGGTGAGTATTATTTTATTAAATTTATTTGTATGCTTTTTGCAGGATTTATTTATTTTTGTGCATATTTCATTCTTAAAAATTTAGGAAACTTAAATACTAAAGTTAATTTGAGCATTTTAGCGGGAGTCATATCTTTTTTTGCAGTGTTGTTCTTTTTTTTGTTGGCATTTTTAACTATTTTTGTGTACGTATTTCGTTTTTAA
- the pyrG gene encoding glutamine hydrolyzing CTP synthase, producing MIDNLKILVVTGGVISGIGKGVTSASIARLFKDNLKITPIKCDGYLNTDPGTINPVEHGEVFVLDDGGEVDMDFGHYERFLNLNSKSNWNITMGKIYKNILENERHGKYLGRTVQLIPHVTDEIRETIFKIAKEESSELLVIEIGGTVGDMENILFIETMRQIRYEIGSDNIAFVHLTYIPSPVGINEQKSKPTQQSVKTLNKAGIFPDLIIARSSQLLTKQMRQKIAMFCNVDTLSIIDNTDVSTIYEIPISFYKQGLHEILGSKLKINVKPKVDGLERLVGIIKRNLVSPQRIVNIAICGKYTELGDSYASIFESLTHVSANLDILVKTTVIDSTNFDERMLKGIDGIVVPGGFGGRGYAGKIRAIKYARENDIPFLGICLGMQLAVIEFARNVCGIFDADTEEILSEGNSICSSITPVIHLLPEQKEFTDKGATMRLGGYSVLLKKDTLAFKLYGSEMIVERFRHRYEVNNDYLDSFNNHGLIVSGFSEDFRIVKIMEIPKNKFFVGCQFHPELITRLENPSKLFVGLVKACL from the coding sequence ATGATAGATAATTTAAAAATTTTGGTGGTAACAGGTGGTGTGATTTCTGGAATAGGTAAAGGAGTTACATCTGCAAGTATCGCACGGTTATTTAAGGATAATTTGAAGATAACACCAATTAAATGCGATGGTTATCTAAATACTGACCCTGGTACTATAAATCCTGTTGAGCATGGAGAGGTTTTTGTTCTTGATGATGGTGGAGAGGTTGACATGGATTTTGGTCATTATGAAAGATTTTTAAATCTGAATTCTAAGTCTAATTGGAATATTACTATGGGTAAAATATATAAGAATATTCTTGAAAATGAGAGGCATGGGAAATATTTAGGGAGAACTGTACAGCTTATTCCTCATGTTACTGATGAGATTAGGGAGACAATTTTTAAAATTGCCAAAGAAGAGAGCAGTGAACTTCTAGTAATTGAGATTGGTGGTACTGTAGGGGATATGGAAAATATTTTGTTTATTGAAACAATGAGACAGATAAGATATGAGATTGGGAGTGATAATATTGCTTTTGTGCACTTAACTTATATTCCAAGTCCTGTTGGAATAAATGAGCAAAAGTCTAAGCCTACTCAGCAGAGTGTAAAGACTTTAAATAAAGCTGGAATTTTTCCAGATTTAATTATCGCAAGAAGTTCTCAACTCTTAACAAAACAGATGAGACAAAAAATAGCAATGTTTTGTAATGTTGATACTTTATCCATTATTGATAATACTGATGTTTCAACTATTTATGAAATACCCATATCTTTTTATAAACAGGGATTACACGAAATTTTGGGTTCAAAGTTAAAAATAAATGTTAAGCCTAAGGTGGATGGGCTTGAGCGATTAGTAGGTATAATAAAGAGGAATCTTGTTTCTCCTCAAAGGATTGTAAATATTGCTATTTGTGGTAAATATACTGAGCTTGGTGATTCTTATGCATCAATATTTGAGTCTTTAACCCATGTGTCTGCTAATTTAGATATTTTAGTTAAAACAACTGTAATTGATAGTACTAATTTTGATGAAAGGATGTTAAAGGGTATAGATGGTATAGTAGTGCCTGGTGGATTTGGGGGGAGAGGATATGCAGGTAAAATTCGTGCAATTAAATATGCTCGTGAGAATGATATTCCTTTTCTTGGTATTTGTCTTGGCATGCAACTTGCAGTAATTGAGTTTGCGCGTAATGTTTGTGGAATATTTGATGCTGATACTGAAGAGATTTTATCTGAAGGTAATTCTATATGCAGTTCTATAACCCCTGTTATTCACTTATTGCCTGAGCAAAAGGAATTTACAGATAAGGGTGCTACAATGCGACTTGGAGGTTATTCTGTTTTATTAAAGAAAGATACCCTTGCTTTTAAACTTTATGGAAGTGAGATGATCGTTGAAAGATTTAGGCATAGGTATGAAGTTAATAATGATTATCTTGATTCGTTTAATAATCATGGACTTATTGTGTCTGGATTTTCTGAAGATTTTCGAATAGTGAAAATAATGGAAATACCAAAGAATAAGTTTTTTGTGGGTTGTCAATTTCATCCTGAGCT